Proteins encoded by one window of Salvia splendens isolate huo1 chromosome 7, SspV2, whole genome shotgun sequence:
- the LOC121741801 gene encoding flap endonuclease 1-like isoform X2 yields the protein MKEQNFESYFGREIAIDASMSIYQFLIAVGRRGTQTLTNEAGEVTSHLQGMLTRTIRLLEAGIKPVYVFDGTPPDLKKEELAKRVLKRADATNDLNDALKEGNKEDVEKYSKRTVKATNQHYEDCKKLLRLMGVPVVEAPCEAEAQCAALCKEGKVYAVASEDMDSLAFGAPRLLRHLMCPTSKRIPVVEFKVSKVLEELNLTMDQFIDLCILSGCDYCESIKGIGGLTALKLIRQYGSLEHILENINKERYQIPFDWPYQDTRKHFREPSVLTDYDKLELKWTDPDEEGLVRFLVNENTFNRDRISKAIKKTRTALHKLPQNRSESHSKPVGISLPAKVEVQPFFCCIVKILLAGQN from the exons ATGAAAGAGCAGAATTTCGAAAGCTACTTTGGCCGGGAAATTGCAATTGATGCTAGCATGAGCATATACCAATTCCTT ATTGCTGTTGGAAGACGCGGTACTCAAACACTTACTAATGAAGCTGGCGAAGTCACGAG TCATTTACAGGGGATGTTGACAAGGACAATCCGACTTTTGGAAGCTGGAATCAAACCTGT CTATGTTTTTGATGGTACACCTCCTGATTTGAAGAAAGAAGAGCTTGCAAAGAG AGTATTAAAAAGGGCTGATGCTACCAATGACCTAAATGATGCGCTGAAG GAAGGAAACAAGGAGGATGTCGAAAAATATAGCAAAAGAACAGTAAAA GCCACTAATCAGCATTATGAGGACTGCAAAAAGCTTCTTAGGCTTATGGGCGTGCCTGTGGTTGAG GCTCCTTGCGAAGCAGAAGCACAGTGTGCTGCACTTTGCAAAGAAGGCAAA GTTTATGCTGTTGCCTCTGAGGATATGGATTCCCTGGCTTTTGGGGCTCCCCGACTTCTCCGCCATTTGATGTGTCCTACCTCCAAAAGGATCCCTGTGGTAGAATTTAAAGTGTCAAAG GTTTTGGAAGAATTGAACCTTACTATGGATCAGTTTATTGATCTTTGCATACTCTCTGGTTGTGATTATTGTGAGAGCATTAAAG ggATTGGAGGGCTAACTGCTTTGAAATTAATCCGCCAGTATGGCTCACTAGAGCACATTCTTGAGAACATAAATAAAGAAAG ATACCAAATACCATTTGATTGGCCATATCAGGATACGCGAAAGCACTTTAGAGAACCATCAGTTTTGACTGACTATGATAAACTTGAGCTAAAGTGGACAGATCCAGATGAAGAA GGTCTGGTCAGATTTTTGGTAAATGAGAATACTTTCAACAGAGACAGAATAAGTAAG GCAATTAAAAAGACCAGAACTGCCTTGCACAAGTTGCCCCAGAACAG GTCAGAATCACATTCCAAACCAGTTGGTATCTCTCTACCTGCTAAAGTGGAGGTACAACCTTTTTTCTGTTGCATTGTCAAGATCTTGCTTGCAGGCCAGAATTAA